A part of Thermocrinis albus DSM 14484 genomic DNA contains:
- a CDS encoding HypC/HybG/HupF family hydrogenase formation chaperone has translation MCLSIPSKVVEIREDNTAVVEVFGVRRVVSLELMQEEVHVGDWLLIHVGFAINKLSEEEALQSLELFEEILKEEEELWQQPEM, from the coding sequence ATGTGTCTTTCTATACCTTCCAAAGTGGTGGAGATACGAGAGGATAACACTGCGGTGGTGGAGGTTTTCGGTGTAAGGCGTGTGGTCTCTTTGGAGCTCATGCAAGAAGAGGTGCATGTGGGGGACTGGCTTCTGATACACGTGGGGTTTGCTATCAATAAACTGAGTGAGGAGGAGGCTCTTCAGAGTCTGGAGCTCTTCGAAGAGATCCTTAAAGAGGAGGAAGAACTATGGCAACAGCCAGAGATGTAA
- the hypD gene encoding hydrogenase formation protein HypD: protein MATARDVIESYRDTEKIKLYERAIKRAVESLGREVRIMEFCGGHTHAIMKYGIDQLLEGYVRFIHGPGCPVCVLPTGRVDMAIELARNPEVILCTYGDVLRVPGSQRKSLLNVRAEGGDVRMLYSCLDALRIAEENPSKQVIFFAIGFETTTPQTAVLLMKAKERGLKNLTVVSNHVITPAAIQHILNAPEIREIGKVRIDAFIGPGHVSVIIGSKPYEYFAEEFLKPVVISGFEPLDIMQSVYMIVRQLREKRAQVEVQYTRFVSREGNVKAQKLVAEVFELRKEFEWRGLGVVPYSSLKIKKDYAQYDAERRFLVSLPPPKEHPACICPKVIRGVAVPTECKLFGTVCTPSNPIGSCMVSSEGACAAYYKYRHGGH from the coding sequence ATGGCAACAGCCAGAGATGTAATAGAGTCTTACAGAGATACAGAGAAGATTAAGCTTTACGAGAGGGCGATAAAGAGGGCTGTTGAGTCATTAGGAAGGGAAGTGAGGATAATGGAGTTCTGTGGAGGACACACCCACGCTATTATGAAGTATGGAATAGATCAGTTACTGGAGGGTTACGTCAGGTTCATACATGGCCCCGGCTGTCCCGTCTGTGTTCTTCCTACCGGAAGAGTAGATATGGCCATAGAGTTGGCAAGAAACCCAGAGGTTATTCTGTGTACTTACGGTGATGTGTTGCGCGTACCCGGGTCCCAGAGAAAGAGCCTTCTAAACGTAAGGGCAGAGGGAGGAGATGTTCGTATGCTTTACTCTTGTCTGGACGCCCTCAGGATAGCTGAGGAAAACCCTTCAAAGCAGGTGATCTTCTTCGCTATAGGATTCGAAACCACTACACCCCAGACAGCTGTACTCCTTATGAAAGCCAAAGAGAGGGGTTTAAAGAACCTCACGGTGGTTAGTAACCACGTTATAACTCCTGCAGCTATACAGCACATACTGAACGCACCTGAAATCCGTGAGATAGGGAAAGTTCGTATAGATGCCTTCATAGGACCGGGACACGTCAGTGTGATTATAGGTAGCAAACCTTACGAGTACTTTGCTGAGGAATTTCTGAAGCCTGTGGTGATTTCGGGATTTGAGCCTTTGGACATCATGCAGTCCGTTTACATGATCGTCAGACAGTTGCGGGAAAAAAGGGCTCAAGTGGAGGTTCAGTACACACGTTTTGTGAGTAGAGAAGGTAACGTTAAAGCTCAGAAGTTGGTGGCAGAGGTGTTTGAACTGAGGAAAGAGTTTGAGTGGAGAGGTCTGGGTGTGGTACCCTACAGCTCCCTGAAGATAAAGAAGGATTATGCCCAGTACGATGCAGAAAGGCGCTTCCTTGTCTCACTTCCACCGCCGAAGGAGCATCCCGCCTGTATCTGCCCGAAGGTGATAAGAGGTGTAGCTGTACCTACCGAGTGTAAACTTTTTGGAACGGTGTGTACACCGTCCAACCCCATAGGATCCTGTATGGTATCCTCGGAAGGTGCATGCGCGGCCTATTACAAGTACAGACACGGGGGTCACTGA
- a CDS encoding hydrogenase maturation protein gives MRILFYCHRFNSLSQRLYCELVDRGHEVSIELDVHPDLMIEAAELYQPDLIIAPFLKRKVPKEVYENYLTLIIHPGPPGDRGPSALDWAILRRERRWGVTLLEATEEYDAGDVWAYRTFSMRPARKSSLYRNEVTEGAVECVLQAVTMLEEGKVTKKPQEYGVWNPKVEVEWRRINWEKDNTESVLTKVYASDGHPGAPAELFGREFLLYNAFPESKLRGEPGRILAVRDEAVCIATTDGAVWITHMREKKRDSIKLPSVRVLEPFLRDVKEDPIEPWEDTEGETYREILYEEEKGVGYIHFPFYNGAMSTEQCERLLKVIKYAKKRPIKALVLLGGEDFFSNGMNLNTIEQAESPADESWRNINAMDDVCEEILTALDILTVAGLRGNAGAGGVFLALTCDWVFARDGVVLNPHYKNIGNLYGSEFWTYTLPKRVGWEKGRQIMENRMPISAKRAAQLGLIDGVLGKDHSEFLGQLKDLVTNFVHSEAYHPFIERKRRERLTDWSQKPLSSYRTEELERMKINFYGFDTSYHIARYYFVRRILPFRTPPYLAIHRRLST, from the coding sequence ATGCGTATACTTTTTTACTGTCACAGGTTTAACTCCCTCTCCCAACGTCTTTACTGCGAGTTGGTAGACAGGGGACACGAGGTGTCTATAGAACTGGACGTACATCCAGATCTGATGATAGAGGCTGCGGAGCTTTATCAACCAGATCTTATAATAGCTCCCTTTCTGAAAAGAAAGGTACCTAAGGAGGTGTACGAGAACTATCTCACGCTGATAATACATCCTGGTCCACCCGGTGACAGAGGGCCATCTGCCCTTGACTGGGCTATTCTCAGGAGAGAAAGAAGGTGGGGTGTCACCCTTTTGGAAGCTACGGAGGAGTACGATGCGGGTGATGTGTGGGCTTACAGAACCTTCTCCATGAGGCCTGCCAGGAAGTCCAGCCTATACAGAAACGAAGTGACAGAGGGTGCGGTGGAGTGTGTGTTACAAGCCGTAACCATGTTGGAGGAGGGGAAAGTAACCAAAAAACCTCAGGAGTACGGTGTGTGGAATCCAAAGGTAGAGGTGGAGTGGAGGCGTATAAACTGGGAGAAGGACAACACGGAAAGTGTGTTAACAAAGGTCTACGCCAGTGACGGACATCCAGGAGCACCGGCAGAACTCTTTGGAAGAGAGTTTCTCCTCTACAACGCCTTTCCCGAGAGCAAACTCAGAGGTGAGCCAGGAAGGATACTGGCGGTGAGGGATGAGGCTGTTTGTATTGCAACAACCGACGGCGCTGTATGGATAACTCACATGAGAGAAAAGAAAAGAGATTCCATCAAACTGCCATCTGTAAGGGTTTTAGAACCCTTCCTGAGGGATGTTAAGGAGGATCCCATCGAACCCTGGGAAGATACAGAAGGAGAAACTTACAGAGAGATACTTTACGAAGAGGAAAAGGGTGTAGGATACATACACTTTCCTTTCTACAACGGTGCTATGTCTACCGAGCAGTGTGAGAGACTTCTTAAGGTAATAAAGTACGCCAAGAAAAGGCCTATAAAAGCGCTCGTTCTTTTAGGTGGCGAGGACTTCTTTTCCAACGGGATGAACCTCAACACCATAGAGCAAGCGGAGAGTCCTGCCGATGAGTCGTGGCGGAACATAAACGCTATGGACGACGTATGCGAGGAGATCCTTACAGCCCTGGATATACTAACTGTTGCAGGACTGCGCGGTAATGCAGGTGCAGGGGGGGTATTCCTGGCCCTTACGTGCGATTGGGTCTTTGCACGGGATGGCGTTGTTTTAAACCCCCATTACAAAAACATAGGTAATCTTTACGGTTCTGAGTTTTGGACCTATACCCTTCCCAAACGTGTCGGTTGGGAGAAAGGAAGGCAGATCATGGAGAACAGGATGCCCATAAGTGCGAAGAGAGCAGCCCAGCTAGGGTTGATAGACGGCGTCCTTGGAAAGGATCATTCAGAGTTCTTAGGTCAACTGAAAGATCTGGTGACGAACTTTGTCCATTCCGAAGCTTACCATCCTTTTATAGAAAGAAAGAGAAGAGAGAGACTAACCGATTGGTCTCAGAAACCCCTCTCTTCATACAGAACGGAGGAGTTGGAAAGGATGAAGATAAACTTCTACGGTTTTGACACCAGCTATCACATAGCACGTTACTACTTCGTAAGGAGAATACTACCTTTCCGTACACCTCCTTACCTAGCCATTCACAGAAGGCTCAGCACTTAA
- a CDS encoding TetR/AcrR family transcriptional regulator, with translation MPRQALKERNRMRIIRTACKLFAEKGYYNTTIPDIAQALGMSVGNLYNYFESKEELAKEIMLTTSRIVGERIKVINEKNIPFKEKLRELVRSFFEIALKEPELINYFLRVFLVNREVFREGCEGFTCVGDVVTEIMVLVSDGVEKGVFRNQSFFTAFTTVMGPLGGMVFLNNEGVLDKPLMDYVDELTENLWRALSAEPSVNG, from the coding sequence ATGCCAAGACAAGCACTTAAAGAAAGGAATAGAATGCGGATAATAAGGACTGCCTGTAAGCTCTTTGCGGAGAAGGGATATTACAACACCACCATACCTGACATAGCCCAGGCTCTGGGTATGAGCGTAGGAAACCTTTACAACTACTTTGAGTCCAAAGAAGAACTGGCAAAGGAGATAATGCTCACCACTTCTCGTATCGTAGGAGAGAGGATAAAGGTTATAAACGAGAAAAATATTCCCTTTAAAGAGAAGCTCAGAGAGCTCGTCAGGAGTTTTTTTGAGATAGCTTTGAAGGAACCTGAACTTATTAACTACTTTCTGAGGGTGTTTTTGGTCAACAGAGAGGTGTTTAGAGAAGGGTGTGAGGGGTTTACGTGCGTAGGAGATGTAGTGACAGAAATCATGGTATTGGTAAGTGACGGTGTGGAGAAGGGTGTTTTCAGAAATCAGAGTTTCTTCACCGCCTTTACCACCGTAATGGGTCCTTTGGGAGGTATGGTGTTCCTCAACAACGAGGGTGTGTTGGACAAGCCTCTGATGGACTATGTGGATGAACTTACGGAAAACCTGTGGAGGGCGTTAAGTGCTGAGCCTTCTGTGAATGGCTAG
- a CDS encoding energy-coupling factor ABC transporter ATP-binding protein, producing the protein MMELKEVSVKYQDRIAIKDISLKIGKGEKVVLLGINGSGKTTLLKLLNALIYPSSGEFLYKGKKLKDAIKDIRKESIMLFQNPDVMLFNPTVYDEVAYSLRKKGLKESEVKEKVMYWLKELAIEDLVSLPPYKLSGGQKQRVALASVLAAEPQILLLDEPTAHMDLPSVGRLIEIIQKTEATCVISTHHISLAPELGNRLVVLSPHGRLLYDGAPENFLKDTSLLLEAGFMHTHSGSQWHFHSL; encoded by the coding sequence ATGATGGAACTTAAAGAAGTGAGCGTTAAATACCAAGATAGGATCGCTATAAAGGATATAAGTTTAAAGATCGGTAAGGGGGAAAAAGTAGTCCTTTTGGGAATAAATGGCAGTGGAAAGACAACCCTCTTGAAACTCCTCAACGCTCTTATATATCCTAGTTCTGGAGAATTTCTCTATAAAGGGAAGAAGCTGAAGGACGCTATAAAGGATATAAGGAAGGAAAGCATTATGCTTTTTCAGAATCCGGACGTTATGCTCTTCAACCCCACCGTCTACGATGAAGTGGCTTACTCTTTACGTAAAAAGGGCCTGAAAGAAAGTGAAGTAAAGGAAAAAGTGATGTACTGGCTGAAGGAGTTAGCTATAGAGGATCTTGTTTCTCTTCCACCTTACAAACTGAGTGGAGGACAGAAACAGAGGGTAGCCCTCGCCAGTGTGTTGGCAGCAGAGCCCCAGATTCTTCTGCTGGACGAACCTACAGCCCATATGGACCTTCCATCGGTGGGACGTCTTATAGAGATCATACAGAAAACTGAAGCTACATGCGTGATATCCACTCACCACATATCCCTCGCACCTGAACTAGGAAACAGACTGGTGGTATTATCACCCCACGGGAGATTACTCTACGACGGTGCTCCAGAGAACTTCCTCAAAGACACATCTCTGCTTCTGGAAGCAGGGTTCATGCACACTCACTCAGGATCCCAGTGGCATTTCCATTCCCTGTAA
- a CDS encoding energy-coupling factor ABC transporter permease, whose amino-acid sequence MHIPDGFVAPHVYVPAYGVSITLFIKYMKEFKKRVGSKSMPLLALLSAFSFSLMSITLPLPGGTSVHLEGIAVMSILMGPAVAFVCTTIILFLQAFLLGVGGVTTLPINLLAMGFIGGQTAYHVHRIIQKMWGDTPAVLISAYLSVLVPAILIGLVLGIHPILFRSASGQPLYFPYPLSVTLPALIVPHALAGLLESLYTLLIIRRVKYEG is encoded by the coding sequence ATGCACATACCGGATGGTTTCGTTGCTCCTCACGTATATGTACCCGCTTACGGTGTCAGTATAACCCTCTTTATCAAGTATATGAAGGAGTTTAAAAAGAGGGTGGGAAGTAAGAGTATGCCCCTCTTAGCTCTTCTTTCCGCCTTTTCCTTCTCACTTATGTCCATAACTTTACCTCTACCTGGTGGTACCAGCGTACACTTGGAGGGTATAGCGGTTATGTCTATTCTCATGGGACCTGCGGTAGCTTTTGTATGCACCACCATCATCCTATTTCTGCAAGCCTTCCTCTTGGGTGTGGGGGGAGTCACTACACTACCCATAAACCTCTTAGCTATGGGGTTTATAGGAGGGCAAACGGCCTACCATGTTCACAGAATCATCCAGAAGATGTGGGGAGACACTCCGGCTGTACTGATAAGTGCTTACCTTTCTGTACTCGTTCCAGCGATACTGATAGGTCTTGTTTTAGGAATACATCCTATCCTCTTCAGGTCTGCGTCGGGACAGCCCCTTTACTTCCCTTATCCCCTTAGTGTCACCTTACCCGCCCTTATAGTTCCCCATGCGTTGGCTGGCCTACTGGAAAGCCTCTACACCTTGTTGATAATCCGGAGGGTAAAGTATGAGGGATAA
- a CDS encoding transporter: MRKTLLMFLTCGTALAHHGVATLGAAGLEGPGAPLETSSSATLPEGSWLFYVKLDHVRWKKFSFQEFPDQKDTYNFFTYGIGYGLKPWLSVYLFTPYYVKTELKSIDNDPTKGQYSYTNSGFADISLMAVLGFKYDRGFKLIPKNESLDDLMDWHFTIYGGVSIPTGNPNKYDRARDPKGEFEPDMSTGFGKPAFTVGFTSTKQLVSFPALTLVFDTNYLKFLEHTYNFRDTPDSPRKKYKFGDEFRFNAALAYRLYTNMEKKFRADLLLEANFQYNQRDKEDGVKLEGSGGKIIYGVLGTRLYYKSTSMGVGLKVPLWKRLNEENQQQGAEGKEKYRLILTLSYLF; encoded by the coding sequence GTGAGAAAGACCCTCTTGATGTTCCTCACATGTGGTACCGCTTTGGCTCATCACGGAGTTGCTACGTTGGGTGCTGCCGGCCTTGAAGGTCCTGGAGCCCCCTTAGAAACATCAAGTTCAGCAACTCTGCCTGAAGGTAGTTGGCTCTTTTATGTAAAGTTGGATCATGTGAGGTGGAAAAAGTTCTCTTTTCAGGAGTTCCCAGACCAGAAAGATACCTACAACTTTTTCACGTACGGTATAGGCTACGGATTGAAACCTTGGCTTTCTGTTTACCTTTTTACCCCTTATTATGTAAAGACTGAACTCAAGTCCATAGACAACGACCCCACAAAAGGACAGTACTCCTATACCAACTCTGGATTTGCGGATATATCCCTTATGGCTGTGTTGGGTTTTAAGTACGATAGAGGTTTTAAGCTGATCCCTAAGAACGAAAGTCTTGACGACCTTATGGACTGGCATTTTACCATATACGGAGGTGTATCTATACCTACCGGAAACCCTAACAAGTACGATAGAGCAAGGGATCCAAAAGGTGAGTTTGAACCTGATATGTCCACTGGTTTTGGAAAACCTGCCTTTACCGTTGGGTTTACTTCTACAAAACAGTTGGTTAGCTTTCCAGCCCTTACCTTAGTTTTTGACACCAACTACCTAAAGTTCCTGGAGCATACTTATAACTTTAGAGATACTCCTGATTCACCTAGAAAAAAGTATAAGTTTGGTGATGAATTCAGATTCAACGCAGCGTTAGCCTACAGACTATACACAAATATGGAAAAGAAGTTCCGTGCAGACTTGCTCTTAGAGGCTAACTTTCAATACAACCAGAGGGATAAAGAAGATGGCGTGAAACTTGAAGGCTCTGGTGGTAAGATAATTTACGGGGTTCTGGGTACAAGGCTTTACTACAAAAGTACGTCCATGGGTGTAGGTCTAAAAGTTCCCCTTTGGAAGAGACTCAACGAAGAGAATCAGCAGCAGGGTGCTGAAGGAAAGGAGAAGTACCGCCTTATTCTAACTCTCAGCTACCTCTTTTAG
- a CDS encoding DUF4198 domain-containing protein, whose translation MRWILPLALTVSAFSHQLWMEREGDTLLLHYGHLKPAPGEERYVRYEPSWVKHVACYDAEGYQQKISVIHTYPLRIKGNCKVAVATLWEGYWTKTTEGLKKAAKDEVKEPIESWASYGYVKRLDLWVPKPIGQELEITPLDDFTKAKVGEKLTFLVTYRGRPLANVPVSYNGHVVGTTDDRGRINIRLKEKGLNVVETSLKEMGDGKKADYIIREATLVFEIH comes from the coding sequence ATGCGATGGATACTGCCATTGGCACTGACAGTTAGCGCCTTCTCCCATCAGCTTTGGATGGAGCGAGAGGGGGACACTCTCCTTCTCCACTACGGACACCTAAAACCAGCGCCCGGAGAGGAGCGTTACGTCAGGTACGAGCCCTCTTGGGTGAAGCATGTAGCCTGTTACGACGCCGAGGGATACCAACAGAAGATCTCCGTAATCCACACCTACCCTCTCAGAATAAAGGGAAACTGCAAGGTGGCCGTTGCCACTCTGTGGGAAGGCTACTGGACCAAAACGACGGAAGGTTTAAAGAAAGCTGCCAAGGATGAGGTGAAAGAACCAATAGAAAGTTGGGCATCTTACGGTTACGTAAAGCGTCTGGACCTTTGGGTGCCAAAACCCATAGGGCAAGAACTGGAGATAACACCACTGGATGACTTTACAAAGGCAAAGGTGGGAGAAAAACTCACATTTCTGGTAACCTACAGAGGTAGGCCGCTGGCCAATGTGCCTGTCAGTTACAACGGTCACGTGGTGGGCACAACAGACGACAGGGGAAGGATAAACATACGTTTGAAGGAGAAGGGATTAAACGTAGTGGAAACAAGCCTGAAAGAGATGGGGGATGGTAAGAAGGCTGATTACATCATAAGGGAGGCGACCCTTGTTTTTGAGATACATTGA
- a CDS encoding bis-aminopropyl spermidine synthase family protein, which yields MNPLVKLAERAREVGQVRVYKKSVERVLSALLKSGDFWEVVDMSDLPVPAASAIVKVLIEEGLAFIDDTEDIRLTQKGMDLVRELGIEPYVDYACGACEGRGIPFYADIEFYREFLQITKDRPKAIRDYDQGSVTPETTVARVLFMDSRGDLRNKDIIVLGAEDDLTGLAVALSRKPRSVLVIDIDKRLIDFDNAIFRELGLDNARAMVWDLRNPFPPEMLGKFDVFVSDPPETLPAFRAFIGRGIATLREEGGVGYFGLTLRDSSVFRWREFQASLTTEFGVAITDIVQDFNDYITWDYHPETRAAEIAPVKRNPKGIWYRSAWYRIEALPGFKRWNEAISDDVFYLDEEGSTT from the coding sequence TTGAACCCACTAGTTAAGTTGGCGGAGAGAGCGAGAGAGGTAGGACAGGTTAGGGTTTATAAAAAGAGTGTGGAGCGTGTTCTTTCTGCCCTTCTAAAGAGTGGGGATTTTTGGGAAGTGGTGGATATGTCGGATCTTCCTGTGCCGGCAGCCTCCGCTATAGTTAAGGTGCTTATAGAGGAAGGTCTGGCTTTCATAGACGATACAGAAGATATAAGACTTACCCAGAAAGGTATGGATTTGGTAAGAGAGTTGGGAATAGAACCTTACGTAGACTACGCCTGTGGTGCCTGTGAAGGGAGAGGCATACCCTTCTACGCTGATATAGAGTTCTACAGAGAGTTTCTCCAGATAACCAAAGACAGGCCCAAGGCCATAAGGGACTACGATCAGGGTTCAGTGACTCCTGAGACTACAGTGGCAAGAGTGCTCTTTATGGATTCGCGAGGAGATCTAAGAAACAAGGACATAATAGTTCTTGGTGCAGAGGACGACCTGACGGGACTCGCAGTGGCCCTCAGTAGAAAACCAAGAAGCGTTTTGGTGATAGACATAGACAAGAGACTCATAGACTTCGATAACGCTATATTCAGGGAGTTGGGTCTAGACAATGCCAGAGCTATGGTATGGGATCTGAGAAATCCCTTCCCTCCCGAAATGCTGGGGAAGTTCGACGTTTTTGTATCAGACCCTCCCGAAACCTTGCCGGCTTTTAGAGCCTTTATAGGTAGAGGCATAGCCACCTTGAGGGAAGAGGGTGGGGTAGGATACTTTGGTCTTACGCTCCGGGACTCTTCTGTCTTCAGGTGGAGAGAGTTCCAAGCGAGCCTCACCACAGAGTTCGGTGTGGCCATTACCGACATAGTACAGGATTTCAACGATTACATAACGTGGGACTATCATCCGGAAACTAGAGCTGCCGAAATAGCTCCCGTGAAACGCAATCCTAAGGGCATATGGTACAGATCAGCGTGGTACAGAATAGAAGCCTTACCGGGCTTCAAACGTTGGAACGAAGCAATATCCGATGACGTCTTCTACCTAGACGAAGAAGGTTCCACCACCTAA
- a CDS encoding NADH:flavin oxidoreductase/NADH oxidase — protein MVHLFSPIDVRGVNIRNRIVMSPMCMYSAEDGHVTHWHLVHYVSRAVGGAGLIILEATAVEERGRISPLDLGIYRDDHVDGLAKLVDLCKKYGAAVGIQLAHAGRKAEDYPPWERSVRKVRGSKHAIAPSPLPFGKNWTIPREMSVEDIKEVQGSYRNAVKRAVEAGFDIIEIHAAHGYLIHEFLSPVSNKRKDQYGGSFENRVRFLLEVVRIARSEMPDSMPLWVRISSVDYVEGGWTLEESVELAKILKKEGVDVIDCSSGRIVEDEPFGEYPGHQVPFAERIKREAGVLTQAVGMITSYELAQEIVANGRADFVAIGREFLRDPYLPVRWAQKAGVKGMVPRQYLRAW, from the coding sequence ATGGTGCATCTGTTCAGTCCCATAGATGTCAGGGGCGTGAACATAAGAAACAGAATCGTTATGTCCCCCATGTGTATGTACTCTGCGGAGGATGGTCATGTCACCCACTGGCATCTGGTCCACTATGTATCAAGGGCCGTGGGTGGTGCCGGTCTCATAATCTTGGAGGCCACAGCTGTGGAGGAGAGGGGAAGAATATCTCCTTTGGACCTGGGGATTTACAGGGATGATCATGTAGATGGCCTCGCAAAACTGGTAGATCTCTGTAAGAAGTACGGTGCAGCCGTAGGCATACAGCTGGCACACGCAGGCAGAAAGGCTGAGGACTACCCACCTTGGGAGAGATCTGTGAGGAAGGTGAGGGGAAGTAAACACGCCATAGCTCCCAGTCCGTTACCTTTTGGAAAAAACTGGACAATTCCTCGTGAGATGAGTGTGGAGGACATTAAAGAGGTTCAAGGAAGTTACAGAAATGCTGTGAAAAGAGCTGTTGAGGCAGGTTTTGATATTATAGAGATACACGCTGCACACGGTTATCTTATACACGAGTTTTTGTCTCCAGTAAGCAACAAGAGGAAGGATCAGTACGGTGGTAGTTTTGAAAACAGGGTTCGCTTTTTGCTGGAGGTGGTAAGGATAGCTCGTAGTGAGATGCCCGACAGCATGCCTCTGTGGGTACGTATATCATCTGTAGACTACGTGGAGGGAGGATGGACCTTGGAGGAAAGTGTGGAGCTGGCAAAAATCTTGAAAAAAGAAGGTGTGGACGTGATAGATTGCTCTTCCGGCAGGATAGTGGAGGATGAACCCTTTGGAGAATACCCAGGTCATCAGGTACCCTTTGCCGAGAGGATAAAAAGAGAGGCTGGAGTTCTAACCCAAGCTGTGGGTATGATAACCAGTTACGAATTAGCTCAAGAGATAGTGGCTAACGGTAGGGCCGACTTTGTAGCTATAGGTAGGGAGTTTCTCAGAGATCCTTATCTGCCTGTAAGGTGGGCCCAAAAGGCAGGTGTAAAGGGGATGGTACCCAGGCAGTATCTGAGGGCCTGGTGA
- the recA gene encoding recombinase RecA: MSVTEEKKKALESVLASIERKFGKGAIMPLKNAERVVVEAIPTGSIALDIATGVGGIPRGRIVELFGPESSGKTTLALHVIAEAQKNGGVAVFIDAEHALDPRYAEKIGVDTERLFISQPDYGEQALEIAESLLSSGAVDVIVVDSVAALVPKDELEGSMEDIHVGKQARLMSQALRKLKGLAHKANAAVIFINQLREKIGVMYGNPETTPGGRALKFFADMRLDIRKVGDLKEGDGKVGSRVRVRIVKNKLAPPFQEAEFDVIYGEGICKLCDLIDTATQYGIIKKSGAWYSYGDVRLGQGRDQVKKFLQENPTLTEEIEKKLRELLNHGP, encoded by the coding sequence ATGAGCGTAACCGAGGAAAAAAAGAAAGCTCTGGAGAGTGTGCTGGCCAGTATAGAGAGAAAGTTCGGAAAGGGGGCCATAATGCCCCTAAAAAACGCAGAGCGTGTGGTGGTGGAGGCTATACCCACCGGTTCCATAGCTCTGGACATAGCAACGGGTGTGGGGGGCATTCCCAGAGGTAGGATAGTGGAGCTGTTTGGTCCGGAATCCTCTGGTAAAACTACACTGGCTTTGCATGTGATAGCCGAAGCCCAGAAGAATGGTGGTGTAGCGGTCTTCATAGACGCGGAGCATGCCCTTGATCCGAGATATGCTGAGAAGATAGGTGTAGATACCGAAAGGCTCTTCATCTCTCAACCCGATTACGGAGAGCAGGCCCTTGAGATAGCGGAGAGTCTTCTCTCCAGCGGAGCTGTAGATGTCATAGTGGTGGACTCGGTGGCCGCCCTAGTTCCCAAGGATGAACTGGAAGGTTCTATGGAGGACATTCACGTAGGTAAACAGGCAAGACTCATGTCACAAGCTCTTAGGAAGCTCAAAGGTTTAGCTCACAAGGCTAACGCTGCTGTGATATTTATAAACCAGCTGAGAGAGAAGATAGGTGTCATGTACGGTAATCCTGAAACCACACCTGGTGGGAGAGCTCTCAAGTTCTTTGCCGACATGAGACTAGATATAAGGAAGGTGGGAGACCTTAAGGAGGGGGATGGTAAGGTAGGTAGCAGGGTGAGGGTTAGGATAGTGAAGAACAAGCTGGCCCCACCTTTCCAAGAGGCAGAGTTTGATGTTATATACGGTGAAGGGATTTGTAAGCTCTGTGACCTTATAGACACAGCCACCCAGTACGGTATCATAAAGAAGAGTGGTGCTTGGTACAGCTACGGTGATGTTAGGTTAGGTCAAGGGAGGGATCAGGTTAAAAAGTTCCTGCAAGAGAACCCCACCCTTACCGAGGAGATAGAAAAGAAGCTGAGGGAGCTTCTCAACCATGGCCCGTGA
- a CDS encoding sulfurtransferase TusA family protein, giving the protein MEERVLDLSGLMCPLPVVMTSQQMNQLKEGDILKVISTDPGFERDIYNWCMQTGHLLLALHKEDGKVIARIQKTSQSQHQSLWYWVKFHALGVKLHARYYLTVLNPFVEKPDHFITFVAISEGLRAEKMVGKRAKLLPIPDEIDPRCGVVLAVKGRDRAVLLYKELSEAGVGVEAIYSKEGKDYRRIYP; this is encoded by the coding sequence ATGGAGGAAAGAGTACTTGATCTGAGTGGACTTATGTGTCCTTTACCTGTAGTTATGACGTCTCAGCAGATGAACCAGCTTAAGGAAGGAGATATCCTTAAGGTTATATCCACGGACCCCGGTTTTGAAAGAGACATCTATAACTGGTGTATGCAGACAGGTCATCTCCTTCTTGCTCTTCACAAGGAGGATGGAAAAGTGATCGCCCGCATTCAAAAAACTTCCCAATCTCAGCACCAGTCCCTGTGGTACTGGGTAAAGTTCCATGCCTTGGGTGTAAAACTTCATGCCAGATATTACCTGACGGTCCTTAACCCTTTTGTGGAAAAGCCCGATCATTTTATAACCTTTGTGGCTATTTCTGAAGGCCTCAGAGCAGAGAAGATGGTGGGTAAGAGGGCTAAACTACTACCTATACCTGATGAGATAGATCCGCGCTGCGGTGTAGTGTTGGCTGTTAAGGGGAGAGATAGAGCTGTTCTTCTTTACAAAGAGCTTTCTGAGGCAGGTGTAGGTGTTGAAGCTATATACAGCAAAGAGGGAAAGGACTACAGGAGAATTTACCCTTGA